One part of the Solanum dulcamara chromosome 8, daSolDulc1.2, whole genome shotgun sequence genome encodes these proteins:
- the LOC129900228 gene encoding CBL-interacting protein kinase 2-like, which translates to MEKKGNVLMQKYELGRLLGQGNFGKVYYGRDLNSGESVAIKVIDKEKVQKAGLIEQTKREISVMALVKHPHVVQLYEVMATKTKIYFVIEHAKGGELFNKLVKGRLKEDVARKFFQQLISAVEFCHSRDVYHRDLKPENLLLDENGNLKVSDFGLSALAESKRQDGLLHTTCGTPAYVAPEVIGRKGYDGAKADIWSCGVILFVLLAGYLPFHDSNLMNMYRKIIRAEYKCPNWFPPEVRKLLSRILDPNPHTRISIDKIKEGSWFKKGSESRHVGTKQLVNQNVIADGGAVSSSNLENRTSSSYTKLELENSTSSSDIKLESENCTSSSDTKLELAKPANINAFDIISLSSGFDLSGLFIRNDQKEELQFTSKKPAPVIISKLEEVGRSLNLEIKKKDGGYFRLEGLNERRYGTLCIDVQIFEITESYYLIELRRSCGDAIEYQNMLTQTFRPALEEIVWAWQGVQSHP; encoded by the coding sequence atggagaaaaaaggaaatgtattgatgcaaaaatatGAGTTGGGGAGATTATTAGGTCAAGGCAACTTTGGTAAGGTTTATTATGGAAGGGATCTAAATAGCGGAGAGAGTGTAGCCATTAAAGTAATTGATAAAGAGAAGGTTCAGAAGGCTGGACTGATCGAACAAACCAAACGAGAGATATCGGTTATGGCACTGGTCAAACACCCACATGTTGTGCAGCTATACGAGGTCATGGCAACTAAGACAAAGATTTACTTTGTGATCGAACATGCCAAAGGCGGCGAACTTTTCAACAAGCTGGTAAAGGGGAGGCTCAAGGAAGATGTTGCTAGAAAGTTCTTTCAGCAACTGATCAGCGCTGTTGAATTTTGCCACAGCCGAGATGTTTATCACCGTGATCTCAAGCCGGAAAATCTCCTGCTGGATGAGAATGGAAACCTAAAGGTCTCAGACTTTGGATTGAGTGCATTGGCAGAGTCTAAGAGGCAAGATGGGTTACTCCACACAACCTGTGGTACGCCAGCATATGTTGCTCCTGAGGTGATTGGTAGAAAAGGATATGATGGTGCCAAGGCTGACATCTGGTCTTGTGGGGTGATCTTATTTGTCTTGTTGGCTGGTTATCTTCCATTCCATGACTCAAATCTCATGAATATGTATAGGAAGATAATCAGGGCGGAGTACAAATGCCCTAATTGGTTCCCACCAGAAGTGCGTAAACTTCTCTCTAGGATCCTCGACCCGAACCCTCATACAAGGATTTCAATAGACAAAATTAAGGAAGGCTCCTGGTTTAAGAAAGGGTCAGAATCCAGACATGTGGGAACCAAACAATTAGTGAACCAAAATGTTATTGCAGATGGTGGTGCTGTTTCCAGTTCAAATTTGGAGAATAGAACCTCTTCCTCCTACACCAAGCTAGAGTTGGAGAATAGTACCTCTTCCTCCGACATCAAGCTAGAGTCGGAGAATTGTACCTCTTCGTCCGACACCAAGCTAGAGTTGGCAAAACCTGCAAACATCAATGCATTTGATATCATATCTCTTTCAAGCGGGTTTGACTTGTCTGGTTTATTCATAAGAAATGATCAAAAGGAGGAACTGCAATTCACATCAAAGAAGCCTGCCCCAGTCATCATATCCAAGCTTGAGGAAGTTGGCAGGAGTCTGAACctagaaataaagaagaaagatggtggATATTTTAGATTAGAGGGATTAAATGAGAGAAGATATGGAACTCTGTGCATTGACGTGCAAATATTTGAAATTACTGAATCCTATTACTTGATTGAGCTGAGAAGGTCCTGTGGTGATGCGattgagtaccaaaacatgTTGACGCAAACTTTCAGACCAGCTCTTGAGGAAATTGTTTGGGCTTGGCAAGGTGTGCAGTCCCATCCATAG